Proteins co-encoded in one Methylomonas albis genomic window:
- a CDS encoding MarR family winged helix-turn-helix transcriptional regulator: protein MQFMQQTDIYELIECMTTLIRSEERKKCTELGLQPVHFQVLNYLSRCNKYSNTPAAVANYLGMTRGTVSQSLIILEKKGYIGKTPDANDKRVVHLQLLAEGAAVLQQARPSDLFHGATAILRSSDSPPSDANVFQQALTALQKANQSQSFGVCKTCRNFSEKDGGFFCQLTQEKLSNEDSEQICQEHKPV, encoded by the coding sequence ATGCAATTTATGCAACAAACTGATATTTATGAACTTATTGAGTGCATGACCACTTTGATCCGCTCCGAGGAACGGAAAAAATGTACGGAACTAGGCTTGCAACCCGTACACTTCCAGGTGCTCAATTACCTCTCGCGCTGTAACAAGTACAGTAATACGCCGGCGGCTGTGGCCAATTATTTGGGCATGACGCGCGGCACCGTGTCGCAATCGCTGATTATTCTTGAGAAAAAGGGTTATATCGGCAAAACCCCGGATGCCAACGACAAACGCGTGGTGCATTTGCAATTGTTAGCCGAGGGTGCGGCGGTATTGCAGCAAGCTCGCCCATCCGACCTGTTTCACGGCGCCACCGCAATCCTGCGCAGCAGTGATTCTCCGCCATCCGATGCCAATGTGTTTCAACAAGCACTCACAGCCCTGCAAAAAGCCAACCAATCACAATCATTCGGCGTCTGCAAAACCTGCCGTAATTTCAGCGAAAAGGACGGCGGATTTTTCTGTCAACTTACTCAGGAAAAGCTCAGCAATGAGGATAGCGAACAAATTTGCCAGGAGCACAAGCCTGTCTAA
- a CDS encoding c-type cytochrome: MLKHDCGSCHGLPPKGGLGPSLMPEALIDKRDDLLLDAIQNGRAGTAMPPWRAFLTVDETGWLIQRLRQP, translated from the coding sequence ATGCTTAAACACGATTGCGGCTCCTGCCATGGCCTGCCGCCGAAAGGCGGCTTGGGGCCATCATTGATGCCGGAAGCATTGATCGACAAGCGCGATGACCTCTTACTGGATGCCATCCAAAACGGTCGCGCCGGGACGGCGATGCCGCCTTGGCGGGCTTTTTTAACGGTCGATGAAACCGGCTGGCTGATTCAACGCTTACGGCAACCTTAG
- a CDS encoding nitrite reductase, with translation MKNTIKTLNKSLLASSIAMLLSSGAAVAKSDDFHKLYQDNCASCHGSDHGGYLAPALNSATLKGRSPTALRTIVMAGSFDTLMPPFYGKLDDDQIRGVIKHLQETPKQPNPAWTIDDMKKSLKVYVKDESTLPAKPSFQIDDKFENLIGVAARGKYGRGEGSKAIFINSSTHQKVGEVPTGTAAHIIEFNPANPRWAYVKTDTAEIFKVDLYSMQAVRSIKTGWNGPGIGVSRDGKYIMAGSFVPHNAVILNADTLEPLKAFELEGTDPDGKHVSSDSGMIIGTPYADIFAIALENAGQVWVIDLNKEGFPVTRIEKVGRHLHDAFLTHGGKKLMIASYDDSIVAAIDLEKREIIKKLEAGCVPHVGGGSAVKVDGRTLGFGTNFGDCDKTVVSVWDLDKMEVVKQVPVSGGTESPAAHANAPYVAVDIISKDRRARTVQLIDKKTLEVARTLDVGGHAYFPEYSADGKFLYISAGYNGDEVVVYDSNTLQKVASVPMESPAGIFSRGRVKYMTRGLSPDEMEQAK, from the coding sequence ATGAAAAATACTATAAAAACACTCAATAAATCCCTACTGGCGAGTTCCATCGCCATGCTGCTGTCATCCGGGGCGGCAGTAGCAAAATCCGACGATTTTCACAAACTTTATCAAGACAATTGCGCCAGCTGCCACGGTTCCGATCACGGTGGCTATCTGGCGCCAGCGCTGAATTCAGCCACGTTGAAAGGCCGCAGCCCCACAGCCTTGCGCACCATCGTGATGGCTGGCAGCTTTGACACTTTAATGCCGCCGTTCTATGGCAAACTTGATGATGACCAAATCCGCGGCGTGATTAAACACCTGCAAGAAACCCCCAAACAACCCAATCCGGCCTGGACGATCGACGATATGAAAAAGTCGTTGAAAGTCTATGTTAAAGACGAAAGCACCTTGCCGGCCAAGCCTAGCTTCCAAATCGACGATAAATTCGAAAATCTGATTGGGGTGGCGGCGCGCGGCAAATACGGTCGTGGCGAAGGCTCCAAAGCGATCTTTATTAATAGCTCTACTCATCAAAAAGTCGGCGAAGTACCCACCGGCACTGCCGCGCATATCATTGAATTCAACCCGGCCAATCCGCGCTGGGCTTACGTCAAAACCGATACCGCCGAAATTTTTAAAGTTGATTTATATTCCATGCAAGCGGTGCGCAGCATCAAAACCGGCTGGAATGGCCCCGGTATTGGCGTCTCGCGCGACGGTAAATACATCATGGCCGGCTCTTTCGTGCCGCATAACGCCGTGATACTGAATGCCGACACCCTGGAGCCCCTAAAAGCCTTTGAACTCGAAGGCACCGATCCCGATGGTAAGCACGTCTCGTCCGATTCCGGCATGATCATCGGCACCCCCTATGCGGACATTTTCGCGATTGCGCTGGAAAATGCCGGTCAGGTTTGGGTGATCGATTTAAACAAAGAAGGCTTCCCGGTGACCCGCATTGAGAAAGTGGGCCGGCATTTGCACGACGCCTTCCTGACGCACGGCGGCAAAAAGTTGATGATTGCGTCTTATGACGACAGCATCGTGGCGGCCATCGATCTGGAAAAACGCGAAATCATCAAAAAACTGGAAGCCGGTTGCGTGCCGCACGTGGGCGGCGGTTCAGCGGTTAAAGTCGACGGCCGCACCTTGGGCTTTGGTACCAACTTCGGCGATTGCGATAAAACCGTAGTCAGCGTTTGGGATCTGGACAAAATGGAAGTCGTCAAACAAGTGCCGGTTTCCGGCGGCACCGAATCGCCTGCTGCACATGCCAACGCGCCTTATGTCGCGGTTGACATCATCAGCAAGGACAGACGCGCCCGCACCGTGCAATTGATCGACAAGAAAACCCTGGAAGTGGCTAGAACGCTGGATGTCGGCGGTCACGCATACTTCCCTGAATACAGCGCCGACGGTAAATTCCTGTATATCAGCGCCGGTTACAACGGTGACGAAGTGGTAGTGTACGATTCCAACACCTTGCAAAAAGTCGCCAGCGTACCGATGGAAAGCCCGGCAGGAATATTCTCGCGCGGCCGGGTTAAATACATGACGCGCGGCTTGTCACCCGACGAAATGGAGCAAGCAAAATGA
- the rsmA gene encoding 16S rRNA (adenine(1518)-N(6)/adenine(1519)-N(6))-dimethyltransferase RsmA — MTHTARKRFGQNFLHDHSIIYNILASAHPQASEHWVEIGPGLGALTLPLLESGAKLDVVELDRDLVSRLQKQFAGHSNLTVHSADALKFDFVALAQAGEKLRIIGNLPYNISTPLMFHLLETTDCVEDMLFMLQKEVVDRICAEPGSKKYGRLSVMMQYYCETELLFDVPPESFDPIPQVMSAIVRLTPHAQPPVTIPDLKSFSQLVTQAFSQRRKTIRNSLKNFISEQDIIDLGIDANLRAESISLAEFALLSSHIQADIAG; from the coding sequence ATGACCCACACCGCCCGCAAACGCTTTGGCCAGAATTTTCTGCACGATCACAGCATCATTTATAACATTCTGGCCAGTGCCCATCCGCAGGCTAGCGAACATTGGGTGGAAATCGGCCCCGGCTTGGGCGCACTAACGCTGCCTTTACTGGAGTCCGGCGCAAAACTCGATGTGGTCGAGCTGGACCGGGACCTAGTCAGCCGCTTGCAAAAACAATTTGCCGGCCACAGCAATTTAACCGTGCATAGCGCCGACGCTTTGAAGTTCGATTTTGTCGCTTTGGCGCAAGCCGGCGAAAAACTGCGCATCATCGGCAATCTGCCTTACAACATTTCCACGCCGCTAATGTTTCATCTGTTGGAGACCACCGACTGCGTTGAGGACATGCTTTTTATGTTGCAAAAAGAGGTCGTGGACCGGATTTGCGCCGAACCGGGCAGCAAGAAATATGGCCGGCTCAGCGTGATGATGCAGTATTACTGCGAAACCGAATTGCTGTTCGACGTACCGCCGGAAAGTTTCGACCCTATCCCACAAGTAATGTCGGCCATCGTTCGACTGACCCCACATGCGCAGCCCCCAGTCACTATCCCGGACCTGAAAAGCTTTAGCCAATTGGTGACCCAAGCATTTTCGCAACGCCGCAAGACCATTCGCAATTCGTTAAAGAATTTTATCAGCGAACAAGACATCATTGATTTGGGCATTGATGCCAATCTACGAGCCGAATCGATCAGCTTGGCGGAGTTTGCCTTGCTGAGTTCACACATCCAAGCAGACATTGCCGGTTAG
- a CDS encoding c-type cytochrome, whose translation MTHLIVSLLAGLLAVGSAQATSLYVGQAKAGAVCAQCHGIRMPSADAPFPPLGGRDPEYLKTAIKQYRDKTRKSEIMNAIAGSLTDAEINDIAAYYGSVKP comes from the coding sequence ATGACTCATTTAATCGTGTCGCTGCTGGCGGGATTGTTGGCCGTCGGTAGCGCGCAGGCGACCAGTTTGTATGTCGGCCAAGCCAAGGCCGGCGCGGTCTGCGCGCAATGCCACGGCATCCGGATGCCCAGCGCCGATGCGCCGTTTCCACCTTTGGGCGGACGAGATCCAGAGTATTTGAAAACCGCGATCAAACAATATCGCGACAAGACTCGGAAATCCGAGATCATGAATGCGATTGCCGGCTCTTTGACCGATGCGGAAATCAATGACATCGCCGCGTATTATGGCAGCGTTAAACCCTAG
- a CDS encoding cold shock domain-containing protein: MQKGILKRWMDDKGYGFITPADGSDDVFFHISSLKDAIRRPVERDIVYFDVIIDLTGQKRAVGVTIEGTKSVFTERKLVKPAPVAPRKNALKPQPHKARAYRHRNSSYRSIFSTIVIVALVVGFAVDKFKSREIAISRPSTVSEISYQVTEQPEIQAATKFTCEGKTRCTQMNSCEEAMFYLNNCPGSVTDGDNDGRPCEDQWCGH, encoded by the coding sequence GTGCAAAAAGGTATTTTAAAGCGTTGGATGGATGACAAAGGGTATGGTTTTATTACTCCCGCCGATGGCAGTGACGATGTGTTTTTTCATATATCGTCTTTGAAAGATGCAATCCGAAGGCCGGTTGAAAGAGACATAGTTTATTTCGATGTAATAATTGACCTCACAGGCCAAAAAAGAGCAGTTGGCGTAACTATCGAAGGGACGAAAAGCGTATTCACAGAGCGGAAGCTCGTGAAACCTGCCCCAGTAGCTCCGCGAAAAAATGCACTTAAACCCCAACCTCATAAGGCTCGCGCATACAGGCATAGAAACAGTAGCTATCGATCAATTTTTAGTACTATTGTTATTGTCGCGCTTGTCGTTGGGTTTGCGGTGGATAAATTTAAAAGTCGTGAGATTGCTATTTCTAGGCCATCAACTGTCTCTGAGATCAGTTACCAAGTAACAGAACAGCCTGAAATACAAGCTGCTACGAAATTTACATGCGAAGGCAAAACGCGGTGTACGCAAATGAATTCATGCGAAGAGGCAATGTTTTATTTGAATAATTGCCCTGGCAGTGTGACTGATGGTGACAATGACGGGCGACCTTGCGAGGATCAATGGTGCGGGCATTAA
- a CDS encoding cytochrome D1 domain-containing protein, with translation MNQIIRKVIIAVSLLWVCEASGDLRATGDLGVVIERETASVQIVNTSKPAVLSRIEGLGDLSHASVVFSRDQRYAYVFGRDGGLTKIDLLLDKIDKRVIQAGNSIGGAISQDGKLIAVSNYTPGGVKIFSADTLEQLAEIPASYGEENKLSKVVGLVDAPGQHFVCSLFEANEIWLIDAKNPREPSVKKFKDIGKQPYDALLSPDGHYYAAGLFGEKGLALLDLWQPEKGVEPILEDYGKDDEQLPVYKMPHLEGWTMAGDWLFVPAIGQHEVLVIDKRDWALVKRIPVAGQPVFVSGRPDGRQMWVNFAFPDNQTVQVIDVKDFNIIKTLQPGKAVLHMEFSPRGEAVWLAVRDEDSVMVYDTETFAETARLPAYKPSGVFFSDRANRIGW, from the coding sequence ATGAACCAAATAATTCGTAAAGTTATCATTGCTGTCTCGTTATTGTGGGTTTGCGAAGCCAGTGGCGATTTGCGCGCTACCGGCGATCTCGGCGTTGTGATCGAACGCGAAACCGCCAGTGTCCAAATCGTCAACACCAGTAAGCCAGCAGTGCTCAGCCGTATCGAAGGCTTGGGGGATTTGTCGCATGCTTCGGTGGTGTTTTCCCGCGATCAGCGCTACGCCTATGTATTCGGCCGCGATGGCGGTCTGACCAAGATCGATTTACTGCTAGATAAAATCGACAAACGGGTGATTCAAGCCGGCAACAGTATTGGCGGGGCGATTTCTCAGGACGGCAAATTGATTGCTGTGTCCAATTACACGCCGGGTGGGGTAAAAATCTTTTCGGCGGACACCCTGGAACAACTGGCCGAGATTCCGGCAAGCTACGGTGAGGAAAATAAGCTTTCCAAAGTCGTCGGCCTAGTCGACGCCCCCGGCCAACATTTTGTCTGCAGCCTGTTCGAGGCCAACGAAATTTGGCTGATCGACGCCAAAAACCCGCGTGAACCCAGCGTCAAAAAATTTAAGGATATCGGCAAACAACCCTACGATGCCTTGCTAAGTCCCGACGGCCATTACTACGCCGCCGGCCTGTTTGGCGAGAAGGGTTTGGCTTTGCTGGATTTGTGGCAGCCGGAAAAAGGTGTGGAGCCTATCCTGGAAGATTACGGCAAAGACGACGAACAACTGCCGGTCTACAAAATGCCGCATCTGGAAGGCTGGACCATGGCCGGCGATTGGCTATTCGTGCCGGCCATCGGCCAGCATGAAGTGCTGGTTATCGACAAGCGCGATTGGGCGTTGGTGAAGCGGATTCCGGTCGCCGGTCAGCCGGTGTTCGTCAGCGGACGACCGGATGGTCGGCAGATGTGGGTGAATTTCGCCTTCCCGGATAATCAGACTGTGCAGGTGATAGACGTCAAGGATTTTAATATCATCAAAACCCTGCAACCCGGCAAAGCCGTGCTGCATATGGAATTTAGCCCGCGGGGCGAGGCGGTTTGGCTGGCGGTGCGCGACGAAGATAGCGTGATGGTTTACGACACCGAAACCTTTGCCGAAACGGCCCGCTTGCCGGCGTATAAGCCCAGCGGGGTTTTCTTTAGCGACCGCGCCAATCGTATAGGTTGGTAA
- the pdxA gene encoding 4-hydroxythreonine-4-phosphate dehydrogenase PdxA, whose amino-acid sequence MPIPRIAFTPGEPAGVGPDLCVQLAQQEQACQLVAIADPELLKQRAEQLGVPLTIQLFDIDQAVNKQQAGTITVLPISLSEPAVCGRLNSANSRYVLETIRQATLGCMSGAFAGMVTGPVQKGVINDAGIPFSGHTEFIADLTGGTPVMMLATPGLRVALATTHLPLSEVSVAITEESLATIIRLLNRDLRQRFAIDQPKILVCGLNPHAGESGHLGREEIETIEPTLERLRGEGIILYGPLPADTLFTPKYLDIADAVLAMYHDQGLPVLKYKGFGQAVNITLGLPIIRTSVDHGTALDLAGTGKANLGSLQFALQTALDMIPHLSN is encoded by the coding sequence ATGCCTATACCTCGCATAGCGTTTACACCCGGCGAACCGGCCGGCGTCGGCCCGGATTTATGCGTACAACTCGCGCAACAGGAACAGGCTTGCCAACTCGTTGCCATTGCTGACCCGGAATTATTAAAGCAACGGGCGGAACAACTTGGTGTGCCGCTGACCATTCAACTTTTCGACATCGATCAAGCTGTCAACAAGCAGCAAGCCGGCACCATAACCGTACTGCCAATCAGCTTAAGCGAGCCAGCCGTTTGCGGACGTCTCAACTCCGCCAATAGCCGATACGTTCTGGAAACCATCCGCCAAGCAACTTTAGGCTGCATGAGCGGCGCATTTGCGGGAATGGTTACCGGCCCAGTGCAAAAAGGTGTAATCAACGACGCCGGTATCCCGTTCAGCGGTCACACCGAATTTATCGCCGACCTGACCGGCGGCACACCGGTCATGATGCTGGCCACACCCGGTCTGCGCGTCGCGTTGGCGACTACCCATTTACCCTTGTCGGAGGTAAGCGTGGCAATCACTGAGGAATCCTTGGCGACAATCATCCGCTTGCTGAACCGCGACCTGAGACAACGTTTCGCAATAGACCAACCAAAAATACTAGTCTGCGGCCTAAATCCGCACGCCGGCGAAAGCGGCCATCTGGGCCGCGAGGAAATCGAGACCATCGAGCCGACTTTGGAGCGCTTGCGTGGCGAAGGCATCATACTTTACGGCCCACTTCCTGCTGATACCTTGTTTACCCCAAAATACCTGGATATCGCCGACGCGGTCCTGGCGATGTATCACGACCAAGGCCTGCCGGTACTGAAATACAAAGGCTTCGGTCAAGCCGTAAACATCACCCTCGGCCTACCCATCATCCGCACCTCGGTCGACCACGGCACCGCGCTGGACCTGGCCGGCACCGGCAAAGCCAACCTCGGCAGCTTGCAGTTTGCGTTGCAGACTGCGCTGGATATGATTCCTCACTTATCAAACTAA
- the ahbB gene encoding siroheme decarboxylase subunit beta: MIDDVDYQLIATVQAGLPIAARPYAAIAAQLAISEQDVIERLARLKTQGLIKRWGVVVKHRQLGYQANAMIVMDVPDQHVARIGVLISQQACVNLCYQRPRQAEVWPYNLYCMIHGKSRDVVMTQWAELRYACDLSDYPFEVLFSRRCFKQRGALYSRREPQADQATRTAAEAFASSQTAFELQAL, translated from the coding sequence ATGATTGATGATGTCGATTATCAACTGATTGCAACTGTCCAGGCTGGTTTGCCCATCGCTGCGCGGCCCTATGCGGCCATAGCGGCGCAACTGGCAATAAGCGAACAAGACGTGATTGAGCGCTTGGCGCGCTTGAAGACGCAAGGTTTGATCAAGCGCTGGGGCGTGGTGGTTAAGCATCGCCAACTGGGTTACCAGGCGAATGCAATGATCGTAATGGACGTCCCGGACCAGCACGTGGCGCGGATCGGCGTTTTGATTAGCCAGCAGGCTTGCGTGAATCTGTGTTATCAACGCCCGCGTCAGGCTGAGGTATGGCCCTATAACCTGTATTGCATGATTCACGGCAAAAGCCGGGACGTGGTGATGACACAGTGGGCCGAACTGCGTTATGCCTGTGATTTAAGCGATTACCCTTTCGAAGTGCTGTTTAGCCGACGTTGCTTCAAACAGCGCGGCGCGTTGTATTCCCGCCGCGAGCCGCAAGCCGATCAAGCCACTCGTACCGCTGCGGAGGCATTTGCATCCAGCCAGACGGCATTCGAACTACAAGCCCTCTAA
- a CDS encoding Lrp/AsnC family transcriptional regulator, whose translation MLAPLHKRLLNDYQQDFPLSPTPYRDIAEQLGVSEDEVLNAFHALSELQMISRIGPVIAPNHIGTSALVAMAVPETDLARVAELVSAHPEVNHNYERENRFNLWFVAIADSEAHLNTVIADIETQTGYPAMLLPMLADYFINLGFELNLHD comes from the coding sequence ATGCTGGCGCCCTTACATAAACGCCTGCTCAACGATTACCAGCAGGATTTCCCACTCAGCCCAACACCGTATCGCGATATTGCCGAACAGCTTGGGGTCAGCGAAGACGAGGTATTGAATGCCTTTCATGCTTTGTCCGAGCTGCAAATGATCAGTCGTATCGGCCCGGTGATCGCGCCAAATCATATCGGCACTAGTGCCTTAGTGGCAATGGCGGTTCCGGAAACCGATTTGGCTCGGGTAGCCGAACTGGTGAGCGCCCACCCGGAAGTCAACCATAACTATGAACGCGAAAACCGTTTCAATTTATGGTTTGTCGCGATAGCCGATAGCGAAGCGCATCTAAATACGGTGATCGCCGACATCGAAACCCAGACCGGGTATCCAGCCATGTTGTTACCAATGTTGGCTGACTATTTTATTAACCTCGGCTTTGAATTGAATCTGCATGATTGA